One genomic window of Candidatus Hydrogenedentota bacterium includes the following:
- a CDS encoding YajD family HNH nuclease, translating to MPPERRNPDPRKRAEILAEVQRTREQREKGYREQALRLFPHVCARCGREFSGRSLRELTVHHRDGDHLNNPPDGSNWELLCLYCHDYEHQTPYQHAPGAGSPLNAGVEPLTFQAFESLKDLLPPGPPEPDADSRQDA from the coding sequence ATGCCGCCAGAAAGAAGGAATCCGGACCCGCGGAAACGCGCGGAAATCCTGGCCGAAGTGCAGCGCACGCGCGAGCAGAGAGAGAAGGGCTACCGCGAACAGGCACTCCGGCTCTTCCCGCACGTGTGCGCGCGGTGTGGCCGCGAATTCTCCGGCAGGAGCCTGCGCGAACTCACCGTGCACCACAGAGATGGCGACCACCTCAACAATCCGCCCGACGGCAGCAACTGGGAACTGCTGTGTCTCTATTGCCACGACTACGAACATCAGACGCCGTATCAACATGCCCCGGGCGCGGGCTCGCCCCTGAACGCCGGCGTCGAACCGCTCACCTTCCAGGCCTTCGAGAGCCTGAAAGACCTTCTGCCTCCCGGTCCGCCAGAACCGGATGCCGATTCCCGCCAAGACGCATAA